The Psilocybe cubensis strain MGC-MH-2018 chromosome 7, whole genome shotgun sequence genome has a window encoding:
- a CDS encoding 5'-deoxynucleotidase hdd1 has product MATLAVLSEDSKLEISKCVMMALVHDLAEAQVGDIPPREGIPKEEKHRLESDAMHNIVHDMIQNSPAVQKIDALWMQYEDGQSPEAKFVKDPAPIDIFYRKSGTLPSNSRV; this is encoded by the exons ATGGCCACGCTCGCAGTGCTGTCGGAGGACTCGAAACTAGAGATCTCCAA ATGTGTGATGATGGCACTGGTGCATGATCTTGCTGAAGCGCAAG TTGGCGATATCCCACCGAGAGAAGGAATACCAAAGGAGGAAAAGCACAGACTAGAATCCGACGCTATGCACAACATCGTGCACGACATGATTCAAAATAGCCCAGCTGTGCAGAAAATCGACGCTCTCTGGATG CAGTACGAAGACGGACAATCTCCTGAAGCTAAATTCGTCAAAG ACCCTGCTCCCATCGACATCTTCTATCGCAAATCCGGTACCCTCCCATCTAACTCTAGAGTATGA
- a CDS encoding Kinesin-like protein klpA translates to MSRLPRLRSSSPDRAHSNDAGPSLPSRVPQTSLKRKAIMEEDEEMESLDQPRKLPAFGAVRPSRPLQPSKTATNLTSSRGAPAPVPKPLTKPRAPILTRSTRGTSAPPTSAKPPARPTTATRATAGRVASGSGSARPGVGIRPGDDKRFNDLQSQLTSIEAARAADAARLAAEMEAERNKVAELQANHRALSNELANAKTQELNQRRELVHASDEIENLKKKHSREVMDLELDIKKRDRELREVNEDLRICRSDLERERETVSSLKNTIAHQSTAQLSLTTQNHALEAQSMALQSQIDAYARTVSEMTLKLETAQKQVDDLKKEAMENEFVRRKLHNMVQELKGNIRVFCRVRPVLPSDLVTYSNTLSSSGSSSNGSEGGSVDFEKAKEELQANMSFPDKLDHKEIVLASSSSSATGQERKEVYNFGFDRVFAPESTQAEVFEEISQLAQSCTDGYNVCIFAYGQTGSGKSFTMEGGPTESSQGMIPRAVEQVFRVASEMKSRGWEYSIEGQFLEIYNETINDLLGKGEFDKKKHEIKHDPKTGSTRVTDVEVIPLTSPSQVRTLLSVAQSRRSVAATLMNERSSRSHSVFTLRISGVNVGLDGCPGTGEKCEGSLNLVDLAGSERLNVSFANGADKERVRETQNINRSLSALGDVIAALGEKGEKGNDKHIPYRNSKLTYLLQNSLSGNSKTLMVLNLSPLAAHLQESLTSLRFATKVNNTTIGTAKKQTRVS, encoded by the exons ATGTCACGACTACCACGCCTACGGAGCTCGTCTCCTGATAGAGCTCATTCCAACGATGCCGGGCCCTCCCTACCATCAAGAGTACCGCAAACCAGTCTCAAACGAAAAGCCATcatggaggaggatgaagagatGGAGAGTCTGGATCAACCCAGGAAACTACCAGCTTTTGGTGCTGTGAGGCCTAGTAGGCCTCTGCAGCCTTCGAAGACAGCGACAAACTTAACTTCATCTCGCGGggcaccagcaccagtaCCGAAGCCACTAACAAAGCCAAGAGCACCTATCTTAACACGATCGACACGAGGAACTAGTGCACCTCCGACAAGCGCCAAACCGCCTGCTAGGCCCACCACTGCCACCCGAGCCACTGCCGGGCGGGTAGCCTCcgggtctggatctgctaGGCCTGGTGTCGGTATCCGCCCTGGAGACGATAAACGATTCAATGACCTTCAATCGCAGTTGACTTCCATCGAGGCTGCAAGGGCAGCAGATGCGGCCAGACTTGCAGCGGAGATGGAAGCAGAGCGAAATAAGGTCGCGGAACTGCAGGCGAATCACCGAGCGCTTTCGAATGAGCTTGCGAACGCCAAAACACAAGAACTTAATCAGCGTCGCGAGCTTGTACATGCATCGGATGAGATTGAGAACCTAAAGAAGAAGCATAGTAGGGAGGTTATGGATCTTGAACTGGACATCAAGAAGCGCGATCGCGAACTGCGCGAAGTTAACGAAGACTTGCGAATTTGCAGGAGCGATctggagagggagagggagacaGTTTCGTCGCTGAAGAATACAATTGCACATCAATCAACAGCTCAGCTTTCTCTTACTACTCAGAACCATGCACTCGAGGCCCAGTCGATGGCTCTCCAGTCCCAAATTGATGCATATGCTAGGACGGTTTCTGAGATGACGCTCAAGTTGGAAACCGCGCAGAAGCAAGTCGATGATCTAAAAAAGGAGGCAATGGAGAACGAATTCGTCCGCCGCAAACTTCACAATATGGTGCAAGAACTCAAGGGCAATATCCGTGTCTTCTGTCGTGTCCGGCCTGTGCTACCCTCGGATCTCGTTACTTATTCCAACACACTCTCCTCATCAGGGTCGTCTAGTAACGGGTCTGAAGGTGGTAGTGTCGACTTCGAAAAAGCGAAGGAGGAACTTCAGGCCAATATGAGTTTCCCTGATAAACTCGATCACAAAGAGATTGTGCTtgcttcttcgtcatctagCGCTACTGGTCAAGAGAGGAAGGAAGTTTACAACTTTGGCTTTGACCGA GTTTTTGCTCCTGAGTCGACGCAGGCTGAGGTTTTCGAGGAAATCTCCCAATTAGCACAGAGTTGCACCGATGGTTATAATGTTTGCATCTTTGCATACGGGCAGACGGGTTCAGGGAAGTCTTTCACGATGGAAGGTGGTCCT ACCGAGTCGAGTCAGGGCATGATCCCCCGAGCAGTGGAGCAAGTGTTCCGTGTCGCTAGCGAGATGAAGAGTAGAGGTTGGGAATACTCTATCGAGGGACAGTTCCTCGAAATT TATAACGAAACCATCAACGACCTCCTCGGCAAGGGCGAGTTCGACAAGAAGAAGCATGAAATCAAGCATGACCCCAAAACAGGGTCAACCCGCGTAACAGATGTCGAAGTCATCCCGCTCACTTCTCCCTCGCAAGTACGTACTTTGCTCTCTGTTGCGCAATCCCGACGGAGCGTGGCTGCTACATTGATGAACGAGCGTTCCTCGCGTTCACATTCCGTTTTCACCCTGCGTATCTCTGGTGTCAATGTCGGTTTGGATGGGTGCCCAGGCACCGGGGAGAAGTGCGAAGGCAGCTTGAATTTGGTGGATTTGGCAGGCAGTGAGAGACTGAATGTAAGCTTCGCAAATGGAGCAGATAAGGAACGGGTGAGAGAGACACAGAATATCAACAGGAGCTTGAGCGCTCTTGGGGATGTGATTGCTGCATTGGGAGAGaaaggagagaaaggaaacGATAAGCATATTCCATATAGGAATTCGAAG CTTACATATCTCCTGCAAAATTCTTTGAGTGGTAATTCAAAGACACTG ATGGTTCTCAATCTATCGCCTCTGGCCGCTCATCTGCAGGAGTCTCTTACGTCTCTGAGGTTCGCTACCAAG GTTAACAATACGACTATTGGGACAGCGAAAAAGCAAACCCGTGTTTCATGA